One Phycisphaera mikurensis NBRC 102666 DNA window includes the following coding sequences:
- a CDS encoding MlaE family ABC transporter permease, whose amino-acid sequence MARLLEAFGRFSRFCGQVGWWTLFAPLKGRVRVLMPQMFVVGVASVPVVGLVGLFVGAVIGIETFDLLAQIGQETRLGGAIGLSVVKQIGPVLAAMMVAGRVGGAFSAELGTMRVTEQIDALRAMGTDPVRHLAVPRVLACVFMLPVLTVFSNLLGIAGGYLVVVKGFGVDGGQYGAFSAFLIDSWDVATGIIKSVVFGLLIGLIACYKGFTCRAGASGVGRATTEAFVNAFIAIIVANFFLAKFLNELDKLFFS is encoded by the coding sequence GTGGCGCGGCTGTTGGAGGCCTTCGGCCGCTTCAGCCGCTTCTGCGGGCAGGTCGGCTGGTGGACGCTCTTCGCCCCCCTCAAAGGCCGCGTCCGCGTGCTCATGCCGCAGATGTTCGTGGTCGGCGTCGCGAGCGTGCCGGTCGTCGGGCTCGTCGGGCTGTTCGTGGGCGCCGTGATCGGCATCGAGACCTTCGACCTGCTCGCGCAGATCGGCCAGGAGACCCGCCTCGGCGGTGCGATCGGTCTCTCGGTCGTCAAGCAGATCGGCCCGGTGCTCGCGGCGATGATGGTCGCCGGCCGGGTGGGCGGCGCTTTCTCCGCCGAGCTGGGGACGATGCGGGTCACCGAGCAGATCGACGCGCTCCGGGCGATGGGCACCGACCCCGTGCGCCACCTCGCCGTGCCGCGGGTGCTCGCCTGCGTCTTCATGCTGCCGGTGCTCACGGTGTTCTCGAACCTGCTGGGCATCGCCGGCGGCTACCTCGTGGTGGTGAAAGGCTTCGGCGTCGACGGCGGCCAGTACGGGGCTTTCTCGGCCTTCCTCATCGACAGCTGGGACGTCGCGACGGGCATCATCAAGTCGGTGGTGTTCGGCCTGCTGATCGGGCTGATCGCCTGCTACAAGGGCTTCACCTGCCGGGCGGGGGCCTCGGGGGTGGGCCGCGCGACGACCGAAGCCTTCGTCAACGCCTTCATCGCGATCATTGTCGCGAACTTCTTCCTCGCGAAGTTCCTCAACGAGCTCGACAAGCTGTTCTTCAGCTGA
- a CDS encoding tetratricopeptide repeat protein produces the protein MAESLLSPHSKLRHRRSLRSGIGVLLDLAERCCAHDHPAAAGRLARQAALLSPGRGRAWFVLGRLAVAAGEPATARDHLVRAANLCPNRPGFQLAAGLACAELLPGDAIGHFRAAVRLSPSWVRARVALACALSGVGCDEDAAYWADALLPEDPGELATLSAADWADLSAARPTRQEQGFDQGSDRETDLGADVAA, from the coding sequence ATGGCGGAAAGCCTCCTCTCCCCGCACTCGAAGCTCCGCCACCGGCGGAGCCTCCGATCAGGCATTGGCGTGCTGCTCGACCTCGCGGAACGCTGCTGCGCCCACGACCACCCCGCCGCGGCGGGGCGGCTGGCGCGCCAGGCGGCGCTGCTCTCGCCCGGCCGCGGCCGGGCGTGGTTCGTGCTCGGTCGGCTCGCGGTGGCGGCCGGGGAGCCGGCGACCGCCCGCGACCACCTCGTGCGGGCGGCGAACCTGTGCCCCAACCGCCCCGGCTTCCAGCTGGCCGCCGGCCTCGCCTGCGCCGAGCTGCTCCCCGGCGACGCGATCGGCCACTTCCGCGCGGCCGTCCGGCTCTCCCCCTCGTGGGTGCGCGCACGCGTCGCGCTGGCTTGTGCCCTCTCGGGCGTCGGCTGCGACGAGGACGCGGCGTACTGGGCGGACGCCCTGCTCCCCGAAGACCCCGGCGAGCTCGCGACGCTCAGCGCCGCCGACTGGGCGGATCTCTCCGCCGCCCGGCCGACGCGGCAGGAACAAGGGTTCGACCAAGGGTCGGACCGAGAGACAGACCTCGGGGCCGACGTCGCGGCCTGA
- a CDS encoding PP2C family protein-serine/threonine phosphatase: MAPEPPDPRGDGSADEPVPPDLGRLVELLRGVSAARDPRQVLRHFAEALHRGRHLGGFVSVSRRGLGDGEYRVTRRLLTDEDESIESGNPWRDAGRLPVHRGGLIAEMIAGGGPRLRNGLGAVRDAVLGPDAERFGSVMAVPLFDGGEPLNWALQLRAHDQPFTDEELREALLQGNLVGGNVRLVRLAEQIREAAAEQDAEVERIGKIQRALLPERLPDVPGASLAVMYQTPAAAGGDFYTVRGLGVDGLDRGRAIGAWGLVVADVSGHGPAAAVVMAMFQSILMAMPVEHQATAGTACAFLNEHLCSKRIEGIFVTALVAGYNPDTGVLRYARAGHPLPMVRRQHGDGGVEVLDLRGEGGPPLGVMPDAAYPTAEFRLQAGDALVLYTDGLEEARSPAGRFFGRGGIERALADCSGEADCLVETLRERLAEHEAGARAGDDQTVLAMTVRATGDAATGGGAAGGP; the protein is encoded by the coding sequence ATGGCCCCGGAACCGCCTGATCCGCGCGGAGACGGCTCCGCCGACGAACCCGTCCCGCCCGACCTCGGCCGGCTCGTCGAGCTGCTCCGCGGCGTGAGCGCCGCCCGCGACCCCCGGCAGGTGCTCCGCCACTTCGCCGAGGCGCTCCACCGCGGGCGCCACCTCGGCGGCTTCGTCTCCGTGTCACGGCGGGGCCTCGGCGACGGCGAGTACCGCGTGACCCGCCGTCTCCTGACCGACGAGGACGAGTCCATCGAGAGCGGCAACCCCTGGCGCGACGCGGGGAGGCTGCCGGTGCACCGCGGCGGCCTCATCGCCGAGATGATCGCCGGCGGCGGCCCGCGGCTGCGCAACGGCTTGGGCGCCGTCCGCGATGCGGTGCTCGGGCCCGACGCCGAGCGCTTCGGCAGCGTGATGGCGGTCCCGCTCTTCGACGGCGGCGAGCCGCTCAACTGGGCGCTGCAGCTGCGGGCGCACGACCAGCCCTTCACCGACGAGGAGCTGCGGGAAGCCCTGCTGCAGGGCAACCTCGTCGGCGGCAACGTGCGGCTGGTCCGCCTCGCGGAGCAGATCCGCGAGGCGGCGGCCGAGCAGGACGCCGAGGTCGAGCGGATCGGCAAGATCCAGCGGGCGCTGCTGCCCGAGCGGCTGCCCGACGTGCCCGGGGCGTCGCTGGCGGTGATGTACCAGACGCCCGCCGCCGCCGGCGGCGACTTCTACACCGTCCGGGGGTTGGGCGTTGACGGGCTCGACCGGGGGCGGGCGATCGGCGCCTGGGGCCTGGTGGTGGCCGACGTTTCGGGCCACGGACCGGCGGCGGCGGTGGTGATGGCGATGTTCCAGAGCATCCTCATGGCGATGCCCGTCGAGCACCAGGCGACCGCCGGCACGGCATGCGCCTTCCTCAACGAGCACCTGTGCAGCAAGCGGATCGAGGGGATCTTCGTGACGGCCCTCGTCGCGGGCTACAACCCCGACACCGGCGTGCTGCGCTACGCCCGGGCGGGCCATCCGCTGCCGATGGTGCGGCGGCAGCACGGCGACGGCGGGGTGGAGGTTCTGGATCTCCGCGGCGAGGGCGGCCCGCCGCTGGGCGTCATGCCCGACGCCGCGTACCCGACGGCCGAGTTCCGGCTGCAGGCCGGCGACGCGCTCGTGCTCTACACCGACGGGCTCGAGGAAGCGCGCTCGCCGGCGGGGCGATTCTTCGGACGCGGCGGCATCGAGCGGGCGCTGGCGGATTGCTCGGGCGAGGCGGATTGCCTGGTGGAGACGCTCCGCGAGCGGCTGGCGGAGCACGAGGCCGGGGCCCGCGCCGGCGACGACCAGACGGTGCTGGCGATGACGGTGCGGGCGACCGGCGACGCGGCGACCGGCGGCGGCGCGGCGGGCGGGCCCTGA
- a CDS encoding Minf_1886 family protein, which yields MIPAELVELARSSRYPLDAFLFVQRGLDHTVRALHGDGDDATQAQDPEEDEEDTSRHVSGRQLCEGIRDFAIAQYGLLAPVVLNRWNVRRSQDFGRIVFEMVDAGLMRKTDEDNVDDFNDVFDFREAFGPEAAIAKVLPPVAG from the coding sequence ATGATCCCCGCGGAACTCGTCGAGCTCGCCCGCTCCAGCCGCTACCCGCTGGACGCGTTCCTGTTCGTCCAGCGAGGCCTCGACCACACGGTCCGCGCGCTGCACGGCGACGGCGACGACGCGACCCAGGCCCAAGACCCCGAGGAGGACGAGGAGGACACCAGCCGCCACGTCTCGGGCCGGCAGCTCTGCGAGGGCATCCGCGACTTCGCGATCGCCCAGTACGGCCTGCTCGCCCCCGTCGTGCTCAACCGCTGGAATGTGCGGAGGAGCCAGGACTTCGGCCGGATCGTCTTCGAGATGGTCGACGCCGGGCTGATGCGCAAGACCGACGAGGACAACGTCGACGACTTCAACGACGTGTTCGACTTCCGCGAGGCCTTCGGCCCCGAGGCCGCCATCGCCAAGGTGCTGCCGCCGGTCGCGGGCTGA
- the dapB gene encoding 4-hydroxy-tetrahydrodipicolinate reductase: MAPPIPIAVNGAAGRMGQRLLTLAEEDPALRPVAGFDIESPVTAAALREVNARALIDFSHADALEASAKAAAGAGAALILGTTGLDASHDGAIDAAAARVPVVAASNFSVVVNVLHHLAAEAVRLLQPDAAPGWDVEVMEMHHRYKKDAPSGTALALARTLAAAAGRDRSCIRLERHGDEATRDPGEITVQTLRVGDHPGEHTILLGAPGERLELKHVSTSRDSYATGALRAAAWAAGRPPGRYAIAEALGIG, encoded by the coding sequence ATGGCTCCACCGATTCCCATCGCGGTCAACGGCGCGGCCGGCCGCATGGGCCAGCGGCTGCTCACCCTCGCCGAGGAGGACCCGGCGCTGCGTCCCGTCGCCGGCTTCGACATCGAATCCCCCGTCACCGCGGCAGCGCTGCGGGAGGTGAACGCCCGTGCGCTCATCGACTTCTCCCACGCCGACGCGCTGGAGGCCTCCGCCAAAGCCGCGGCCGGCGCGGGCGCCGCCTTGATCCTCGGGACCACCGGGCTCGACGCCTCGCACGACGGGGCGATCGACGCGGCGGCGGCGCGGGTTCCGGTCGTCGCCGCGAGCAACTTCTCGGTGGTCGTCAACGTGCTGCACCACCTCGCCGCCGAGGCGGTGCGGCTGCTGCAGCCCGACGCCGCGCCGGGCTGGGACGTGGAGGTCATGGAGATGCACCACCGCTACAAGAAGGATGCGCCCTCGGGGACGGCGCTGGCGCTGGCGCGGACGCTGGCCGCAGCCGCGGGCCGCGACCGCTCGTGCATCCGGCTGGAACGCCACGGCGACGAGGCGACTCGCGACCCCGGCGAGATCACGGTGCAGACGCTGCGGGTGGGCGACCACCCCGGCGAGCACACGATTCTCCTGGGCGCACCGGGCGAGCGGCTGGAACTCAAGCACGTGTCGACGAGCCGCGACAGCTACGCAACCGGGGCGCTGCGGGCGGCGGCGTGGGCGGCGGGCCGGCCGCCGGGGCGGTACGCGATCGCCGAGGCGCTGGGCATCGGCTGA
- a CDS encoding glycosyltransferase family 2 protein, whose protein sequence is MEAADRPSDPFTPGGLGVVIPARNEVDAIPRLAAALAPLLADGSIARAVLVDNGSTDGTAAAAEAAGLGVVREPVRGYGAACLAGIARLREDRPAPAAVGFLDADLADDPGLLPALAAPVLAGAADLALGQRPRLAEPGSLNGHQRFGNTLATALLRLATGRRHRDLGPMRVVSAAALDRLEMADRTWGWTIEMQHKAATRGLRVVELDVPYRRRTTGRSKISGSLTGSARAAVVIVRTVAALWWSERRRPGA, encoded by the coding sequence GTGGAAGCCGCCGACCGCCCATCCGATCCGTTCACGCCCGGCGGGCTTGGCGTGGTGATCCCGGCCCGCAACGAGGTCGACGCGATCCCACGCCTCGCCGCCGCGCTCGCGCCGCTGCTCGCCGACGGGTCCATCGCCCGGGCGGTCCTCGTCGACAACGGCTCCACCGACGGCACCGCCGCCGCCGCGGAAGCCGCCGGCCTCGGCGTCGTCCGCGAGCCGGTCCGCGGCTACGGCGCCGCGTGCCTCGCGGGAATCGCCCGGCTGCGGGAGGACCGCCCGGCGCCCGCCGCGGTCGGCTTCCTCGACGCCGACCTCGCCGACGACCCGGGCTTGCTCCCCGCCCTCGCCGCCCCGGTGCTCGCCGGCGCGGCGGACCTCGCCCTGGGCCAGCGCCCCCGCCTCGCCGAGCCCGGCTCGCTCAACGGCCACCAGCGCTTCGGCAACACGCTCGCCACCGCCCTGCTCCGCCTCGCGACCGGCCGCCGCCACCGCGACCTGGGGCCGATGCGGGTCGTCTCCGCCGCCGCCCTCGACCGGCTGGAGATGGCCGATCGCACGTGGGGCTGGACGATCGAGATGCAGCACAAAGCCGCGACCCGCGGCCTCCGCGTGGTCGAGCTGGACGTTCCCTACCGCCGGCGGACCACCGGCCGGAGCAAGATCAGCGGATCCCTGACGGGCTCCGCCCGCGCCGCCGTGGTGATCGTCCGCACCGTCGCCGCGCTGTGGTGGAGCGAGCGGCGTCGGCCCGGAGCTTGA
- a CDS encoding 5-formyltetrahydrofolate cyclo-ligase has protein sequence MPAPDPTDADRAAIGLGKARLRKRMAAVRGSITPAHRAAAGAAVADRVLALPELAAPTRVLAYAATPRELPTAGLVDRLLAAGHVVAVPVVTGPAAMRARRLEPRGLAGLAAGPLGVPAPAPAPGDEAGAWMDDPAVVLVPGVAFDPATGARLGRGGGFYDRWLAGHPGCFSVGLAFEAQAVAAVPVGAHDRPVAALATPARTLRFGR, from the coding sequence GTGCCCGCACCCGACCCGACCGACGCGGACCGCGCCGCGATCGGCCTGGGCAAGGCCCGTCTCCGCAAGCGGATGGCGGCGGTCCGCGGCTCGATCACGCCGGCGCATCGGGCGGCGGCCGGCGCAGCGGTGGCCGACCGCGTGCTCGCGTTGCCGGAGCTGGCGGCGCCGACGCGCGTGCTCGCGTACGCGGCGACGCCGCGGGAGCTGCCGACGGCGGGCCTGGTGGATCGCCTGCTCGCCGCGGGCCACGTTGTGGCGGTGCCGGTGGTGACCGGTCCGGCGGCGATGCGGGCGCGACGGCTGGAGCCGCGGGGGCTCGCCGGGCTCGCGGCCGGGCCCTTGGGCGTGCCCGCCCCGGCACCGGCCCCGGGCGACGAGGCGGGCGCGTGGATGGATGACCCCGCCGTGGTGCTCGTGCCCGGGGTCGCCTTCGACCCCGCGACCGGGGCCCGCCTCGGCCGCGGCGGCGGCTTCTACGACCGCTGGCTCGCCGGGCACCCGGGGTGCTTTTCGGTGGGCTTGGCCTTCGAGGCGCAGGCCGTGGCCGCCGTCCCGGTGGGAGCGCACGACCGGCCGGTCGCCGCGCTGGCGACGCCCGCCCGCACGCTCCGCTTCGGCCGCTGA
- a CDS encoding tetratricopeptide repeat protein, protein MALFGIGGKSKDDAAPARPSRRDPKKAERFFEHAATYAESGRYDGAIDMYIRGLQLSPDDMRRHEALLDAAKRRKVSGGKPAGFAERKLKGMGDSPVDRLAHAEKIWAMDFTDPALAQGVMDAAVEADNDPANEDLHLGEVVFWIGEMAMDYNLSSKKPDAKLLLRTRDGFSAIGRYDKAVEAHRRAIGLTPNNDKLIDELKDLEAQKYTMERKEAKSSLGNLKDADKQAEIQAEISGGGKGVESLIAKRREEVDANPEDTDALTKLVDALLKTGEKEHADEAIKRLAAAAEATGQFRFRAKAGDIRMKQLAQRCQQLAQFVKAAPDDAGYREKYEKATKQRLDFELKEYQTRVKQYPTDLRLKYDFGKRLLQAGMHDEAIGMLQQAATDPKSRSASHLLLGRAFLAKDWVGEAVQTLGKGLEQHPVKDDAVGKDLQYELMTAHQKAAADGQEPAENLEKASEYASALLQSDIGYRDIRERVEAIRDARKALG, encoded by the coding sequence TTGGCTCTTTTCGGCATCGGCGGCAAAAGCAAGGACGACGCGGCGCCCGCCAGGCCCTCGCGCCGCGACCCCAAGAAGGCGGAGCGCTTCTTCGAGCACGCGGCCACCTACGCCGAGAGCGGGCGGTACGACGGCGCGATCGACATGTACATCCGCGGGCTGCAGCTCAGCCCCGACGACATGAGACGGCACGAGGCGCTGCTCGACGCCGCCAAGCGGCGGAAGGTCTCCGGCGGCAAGCCCGCCGGCTTCGCCGAGCGGAAGCTCAAGGGCATGGGCGACAGCCCGGTCGACCGCCTCGCCCACGCAGAGAAGATCTGGGCGATGGACTTCACCGATCCCGCGCTCGCCCAGGGCGTGATGGACGCCGCCGTCGAGGCCGACAACGACCCCGCCAACGAGGACCTGCACCTCGGCGAGGTGGTGTTCTGGATCGGCGAGATGGCGATGGACTACAACCTCTCGTCGAAGAAGCCCGACGCGAAGCTGCTGCTCCGCACCCGCGACGGCTTCTCCGCGATCGGCCGCTACGACAAGGCGGTCGAGGCCCACCGCCGCGCCATCGGCCTCACGCCCAACAACGACAAGCTCATCGACGAGCTCAAGGACCTCGAGGCGCAGAAGTACACGATGGAGCGCAAGGAGGCGAAGTCCTCCCTGGGCAACCTCAAGGATGCCGACAAGCAGGCCGAGATCCAGGCCGAGATCTCCGGCGGCGGCAAGGGCGTCGAGTCGCTGATCGCCAAGCGGCGGGAGGAGGTCGACGCGAACCCCGAGGACACCGACGCCCTCACCAAGCTGGTCGATGCCCTGCTCAAGACCGGCGAGAAGGAGCACGCCGACGAGGCGATCAAGCGGCTCGCCGCCGCGGCGGAGGCCACCGGGCAGTTCCGCTTCCGCGCCAAGGCCGGCGACATCCGCATGAAGCAGCTGGCGCAGCGCTGCCAGCAGCTCGCGCAGTTCGTGAAGGCGGCGCCGGACGACGCCGGCTACCGGGAGAAGTACGAGAAAGCCACGAAGCAGCGGCTGGATTTCGAGCTCAAGGAGTACCAGACCCGCGTCAAGCAGTACCCCACGGACCTGCGTCTCAAGTACGACTTCGGCAAGCGGCTGCTGCAAGCCGGCATGCACGATGAGGCCATCGGCATGCTGCAGCAGGCCGCCACCGACCCCAAGTCGCGTTCCGCCAGCCACCTCCTGCTCGGCCGCGCCTTCCTCGCGAAGGACTGGGTGGGCGAGGCGGTCCAGACGCTGGGCAAGGGGCTCGAGCAGCACCCCGTGAAGGACGACGCCGTCGGCAAGGATCTCCAGTACGAGCTCATGACCGCGCACCAGAAGGCGGCCGCGGACGGGCAGGAGCCCGCGGAGAACCTGGAGAAGGCGTCCGAGTACGCCAGCGCGTTGCTCCAGAGCGACATCGGCTACCGCGACATCCGCGAGCGCGTCGAGGCGATCCGCGACGCCCGCAAAGCGCTGGGTTGA
- a CDS encoding acyltransferase family protein: MTAANPAVAETAPAGAAARSGALGYEAWRATRFFSCLDGLRAISILAVVWHHAGGGTLPSVGLSRGFLGVDVFFAISGFLIVTLLLRERDRHGGISLRGFYARRSLRIFPVYYAFLFGIAGAYALLKPDDPTTGDILASLPAAAFYVSNFVVIPAGLLHVTWSLATEEQFYMLWAPAEKFLRKAGVYVLLAAVIAASLAVSFGLLDPWIGAVYGYDEAGVVNLPSVLGTTLLPIALGVVLAHLLHAPRGFAAVRRVAGFPGAPAFWFVAVCLGIFLVPGDIRGLTRPLLQLGMVLALAALLLRDDGPLGRSLRWKPLARIGVVSYGIYLFHKPVLVAVEAAFAGLGLPGRTDGLPGTVLLTIAAAAATWGVSELSFRFFEMPFLKLKKRFATTQAGAADVR, encoded by the coding sequence ATGACCGCCGCGAACCCCGCCGTCGCCGAGACCGCACCCGCCGGGGCCGCCGCGCGCTCGGGCGCCCTGGGCTACGAGGCGTGGCGGGCCACGCGCTTCTTCTCGTGCCTCGATGGGCTCCGCGCGATCTCGATCCTCGCGGTGGTCTGGCACCACGCCGGCGGCGGCACGCTCCCGTCCGTCGGGCTCTCGCGCGGCTTCCTGGGCGTGGACGTCTTCTTCGCGATCTCGGGCTTCCTGATCGTCACCCTGCTGCTGCGCGAGCGGGACCGGCACGGCGGCATCAGCCTCCGGGGCTTCTACGCGCGGCGTTCGCTGCGGATCTTCCCGGTCTACTACGCCTTCCTCTTCGGCATCGCGGGCGCGTACGCGCTGCTCAAGCCCGACGATCCGACCACCGGCGACATCCTCGCGAGCCTGCCCGCGGCGGCGTTCTACGTCTCCAACTTCGTCGTCATCCCCGCCGGCCTGCTGCACGTGACCTGGTCGCTGGCGACCGAGGAGCAGTTCTACATGCTCTGGGCGCCGGCGGAGAAGTTCCTGAGGAAGGCCGGCGTCTACGTCCTGCTCGCGGCGGTGATCGCCGCGTCGCTGGCGGTGAGCTTCGGCCTCCTGGATCCGTGGATCGGGGCGGTCTACGGGTACGACGAGGCGGGCGTCGTCAACCTCCCATCGGTGCTGGGCACCACGCTGCTCCCGATCGCGCTGGGCGTGGTGCTTGCACACCTGCTGCACGCGCCGCGCGGCTTCGCGGCCGTGCGCCGCGTCGCCGGCTTCCCCGGGGCGCCCGCCTTCTGGTTCGTCGCGGTGTGCCTGGGGATCTTCCTCGTGCCCGGCGACATCCGCGGCCTCACCCGCCCGCTGCTCCAGCTGGGCATGGTGCTCGCCCTGGCGGCGCTGCTGCTCCGCGACGACGGGCCGCTGGGAAGGAGCCTCCGCTGGAAGCCGCTCGCGCGGATCGGGGTGGTCAGCTACGGCATCTACCTGTTCCACAAGCCGGTGCTCGTGGCCGTCGAGGCCGCGTTCGCGGGGCTGGGCCTGCCCGGCCGCACCGACGGGCTGCCCGGGACGGTGCTCCTGACGATCGCGGCGGCGGCGGCGACCTGGGGCGTGTCGGAGCTGTCCTTCCGCTTCTTCGAGATGCCGTTTCTCAAGCTCAAGAAGCGCTTCGCGACCACCCAAGCCGGCGCCGCCGACGTCCGCTGA
- a CDS encoding UDP-glucose dehydrogenase family protein — MRITMVGTGYVGLVTGTCFANLGNEVTCLDVDPVKIDKLKAGISPIYEPGLDEMIARNVKAGRLHFTVDKAAAYASAEIIFLCVGTPSDARGHADLKYVLAASGDIGDAIEAAGGETGGDPGERRAKIIVVKSTVPVGTNAKVREAIAAKTGKPFRMASNPEFLKEGAAITDFMKPDRVVVGVDDEHGTGGRMRDLYEPFVRNGHPIYVMDIPSAEMVKYAANAMLATKISFINEIAALCEAYGSNVDEVWRGMTSDARIGNKFLYPGLGYGGSCFPKDTLACVSMGSESATPTPLLQAVHDVNQRQREDFFAKIVKHFGGESNLRGKAFGVWGLAFKPGTDDVREAPAVTLIEKLLAAGATVKAHDPVAHETARELLGDRITYCDRPMDTARDADALLICTDWPEFKQPPLERLRETLAAPVIFDGRNLYKPAVMEEAGFTYVSVGRRAVNAPAAG, encoded by the coding sequence ATGCGCATCACGATGGTCGGCACCGGCTACGTCGGGCTCGTCACCGGCACCTGCTTCGCGAACCTGGGCAACGAGGTCACCTGCCTCGACGTCGATCCCGTGAAGATCGACAAGCTCAAGGCCGGCATCTCGCCGATCTACGAGCCGGGCCTCGACGAGATGATCGCCCGGAACGTGAAGGCCGGCCGCCTGCACTTCACCGTCGACAAGGCCGCGGCGTACGCCTCCGCCGAGATCATCTTCCTGTGCGTGGGCACGCCCTCCGACGCCCGCGGCCACGCCGACCTCAAGTACGTCCTGGCCGCCTCGGGCGACATCGGCGACGCGATCGAGGCGGCCGGGGGCGAGACCGGCGGCGACCCGGGCGAGCGCCGGGCGAAGATCATCGTCGTCAAGAGCACCGTCCCGGTGGGCACCAACGCGAAGGTCCGCGAGGCGATCGCCGCGAAGACCGGCAAGCCCTTCCGCATGGCCAGCAACCCCGAGTTCCTCAAGGAGGGCGCGGCCATCACCGACTTCATGAAGCCCGACCGCGTGGTCGTCGGCGTCGACGACGAGCACGGCACCGGCGGCCGCATGCGCGACCTGTACGAGCCCTTCGTGCGCAACGGCCACCCCATCTACGTGATGGACATCCCCTCGGCGGAGATGGTGAAGTACGCGGCGAACGCGATGCTGGCGACGAAGATCAGCTTCATCAACGAGATCGCCGCCCTGTGCGAGGCCTACGGCAGCAACGTCGACGAGGTGTGGCGGGGCATGACCTCCGACGCCCGCATCGGCAACAAGTTCCTGTACCCGGGGCTGGGCTACGGCGGCTCGTGCTTCCCCAAGGACACGCTGGCCTGCGTGTCCATGGGCAGCGAGAGCGCGACGCCCACGCCGCTGCTGCAGGCGGTGCATGACGTGAACCAGCGGCAGCGGGAAGACTTCTTCGCGAAGATCGTGAAGCACTTCGGCGGCGAGAGCAACCTCCGCGGCAAGGCCTTCGGCGTGTGGGGGCTGGCCTTCAAGCCCGGCACCGACGACGTCCGGGAGGCCCCCGCGGTCACCCTCATCGAGAAGCTTCTCGCGGCGGGGGCGACGGTGAAGGCGCACGACCCGGTGGCGCACGAGACCGCACGCGAGCTGCTCGGCGACCGCATCACCTATTGCGACCGCCCGATGGACACGGCCCGGGACGCCGACGCCCTTCTGATCTGCACCGACTGGCCGGAGTTCAAGCAGCCCCCGCTCGAGCGGCTCCGCGAGACGCTCGCGGCCCCGGTGATCTTCGACGGCCGGAACCTCTACAAGCCCGCGGTGATGGAGGAGGCGGGCTTCACCTACGTGAGCGTGGGACGCCGCGCCGTGAACGCGCCCGCGGCGGGATGA